Proteins from a genomic interval of Caulobacter rhizosphaerae:
- the gpmA gene encoding 2,3-diphosphoglycerate-dependent phosphoglycerate mutase, translated as MPVLVLLRHGQSQWNLENRFTGWVDVDLTAEGEAQAHKGGELIKAAGVEIDEAFTSVQTRAIRTCNLALDAAGQSFVPVTKDWRLNERHYGGLTGLNKAETAEKHGEEQVTIWRRSYDIPPPELAPGGEYDFSKDRRYAGKDLPSTESLKTTLVRVLPYWEAAIAPKLSAGETILVAAHGNSLRAIVKHLFNVPDADIVHVEIPTGNPLVIDLDGALKPTGARYLDESRSQPLPTAR; from the coding sequence ATGCCCGTTCTCGTCCTGCTGCGCCATGGCCAGAGCCAATGGAATCTCGAAAACCGCTTCACCGGCTGGGTAGACGTCGACCTGACCGCCGAGGGCGAGGCCCAGGCCCACAAGGGCGGCGAGCTGATCAAGGCCGCCGGCGTCGAGATCGACGAGGCCTTCACCTCGGTCCAGACCCGCGCCATCCGCACCTGCAACCTGGCCCTGGACGCGGCTGGCCAGAGCTTCGTGCCGGTGACCAAGGACTGGCGGCTGAACGAGCGCCACTACGGCGGCCTGACCGGGCTGAACAAGGCCGAGACGGCCGAGAAGCACGGCGAGGAGCAGGTCACGATCTGGCGCCGTTCCTACGACATCCCGCCGCCGGAACTGGCCCCGGGCGGCGAGTACGACTTCAGCAAGGACCGCCGCTACGCCGGCAAGGACCTGCCCAGCACCGAAAGCCTGAAGACCACCCTGGTCCGGGTGCTGCCCTACTGGGAGGCGGCCATCGCCCCCAAGCTGTCGGCCGGCGAGACGATCCTGGTGGCCGCGCACGGCAATTCGCTGCGGGCCATCGTCAAGCACCTGTTCAACGTGCCCGACGCCGACATCGTCCATGTCGAGATCCCGACCGGCAATCCGCTGGTCATCGACCTGGACGGCGCGCTCAAGCCGACGGGCGCCCGCTACCTCGACGAGAGCCGGTCCCAGCCGCTGCCGACGGCGCGCTGA
- a CDS encoding KpsF/GutQ family sugar-phosphate isomerase: MSAFDAVVVGQRVLNAEAEALTLLSAALDESFVRAVETLFDAKGRVVCTGVGKSGHVARKIAATLASTGSPAMFVHAAEASHGDLGMIGQGDVVLALSKSGEARELSDTLAYAKRFSIPTIAVTAVADSQLGRAGDILLLLPDAPEATAEVSAPTTSTTLQMALGDALAVALLERRGFTASDFRVFHPGGKLGAMLRTVGDLMHGQGELPLTREDASMSEALLVMSEKRFGAVGVVAPDGSLSGLITDGDLRRHMDGLMGHVAGEVMTRAPLTIAPGALAAEALKLMNERRITVLFVVDQHRPVGILHVHDLLRAGVI, from the coding sequence GTGAGCGCTTTCGACGCCGTCGTCGTCGGCCAGCGGGTCCTGAACGCCGAGGCCGAGGCCCTGACGCTGCTGTCGGCGGCGCTGGACGAATCGTTCGTCCGCGCCGTCGAAACCCTGTTCGACGCCAAGGGCCGGGTGGTCTGCACCGGGGTCGGCAAGTCCGGCCACGTGGCCCGCAAGATCGCCGCCACCCTGGCCTCGACCGGATCGCCGGCCATGTTCGTGCACGCCGCCGAGGCCAGCCACGGCGACCTCGGCATGATCGGCCAGGGCGACGTGGTGCTGGCCCTGTCGAAATCCGGCGAGGCGCGCGAGCTGTCCGACACCCTGGCCTACGCCAAGCGGTTCTCGATCCCCACCATCGCCGTCACCGCCGTGGCCGACAGCCAGTTGGGCCGGGCCGGCGACATCCTGCTGCTGCTGCCCGACGCGCCGGAAGCCACCGCCGAAGTCAGCGCCCCGACCACCTCGACCACCCTGCAGATGGCGCTGGGCGACGCCCTGGCCGTGGCCCTGCTGGAGCGGCGCGGCTTCACGGCCAGCGACTTCCGCGTCTTCCATCCGGGCGGCAAGCTGGGCGCCATGCTGCGCACGGTCGGCGACCTGATGCATGGCCAGGGCGAACTGCCCCTGACCCGCGAGGACGCCTCGATGTCCGAGGCGCTGCTGGTGATGAGCGAAAAACGCTTCGGCGCGGTCGGGGTGGTCGCTCCGGACGGATCGCTGAGCGGCCTGATCACCGACGGCGACCTGCGCCGCCACATGGACGGGCTAATGGGCCATGTCGCCGGCGAGGTCATGACCCGCGCCCCGCTGACCATCGCGCCGGGCGCCCTGGCGGCCGAGGCCCTGAAGCTGATGAACGAGCGGCGCATCACCGTGCTGTTCGTCGTCGACCAGCACCGCCCGGTCGGCATCCTGCACGTCCACGATCTGTTGCGGGCCGGGGTGATCTGA
- a CDS encoding chloride channel protein — translation MTANTAEAGASGTVASGAGRRPLGDFTADRRLLMLAVMAVVVGSGGAGAAWVLIRLITLTTNLVWFGRFDVVSRSLETLSPSAWMVAAPVLGGLVIGLMARFGSEKIRGHGIPEAIEAILIGGSRMSPKVAVLKPISSAISIGTGGPFGAEGPIIMTGGAIGSLFAQFFHLSAAERKTLLVAGAAAGMTAIFGTPVAAVLLAVELLLFEWRPRSFIPVAVAAVTAAGWRPGLFDAGPLFPFSADPNLPWWGLLLCAGLGALAGLQSGLLTKLLYGLEDAFERLPIHWMWWPALGGLGVGLGGLVEPRALGVGYDVIRDLLTGHLLVQAVVTLLVVKALIWLVALSSGTSGGVLAPLLILGGAMGWLAGQVLPGDPGFWALLGMAAMLGGTMRSPLTSVIFAIELTGDWRMLTPLLAACVAAYAVTVLLLKRSILTEKIARRGRHITREYGVDPYELVRVSEVMVEAVDTLPGDLPIPQAVAVLQQGRHRVYPIVEASGRLVGMASRADALAWRVEGGLETQTVAERVSDAALPVAHPDDVVARVVALMLATGQGRIPVTDPATGRLVGLLARKDLLRIHAGTSRAEEERQAYFPAGRRG, via the coding sequence ATGACCGCGAACACCGCCGAGGCGGGCGCCTCCGGGACCGTCGCATCCGGGGCCGGGCGAAGGCCGCTGGGCGACTTCACGGCCGACCGCCGGCTGCTGATGCTGGCGGTCATGGCCGTGGTCGTGGGCAGCGGCGGGGCGGGGGCGGCCTGGGTGCTGATCCGCCTGATCACCCTGACCACCAACCTGGTCTGGTTCGGCCGCTTCGACGTCGTCAGCCGCTCGCTGGAAACCCTGTCGCCCTCGGCCTGGATGGTGGCCGCCCCGGTCCTGGGCGGCCTGGTCATCGGGCTGATGGCGCGGTTCGGGTCGGAAAAGATCCGCGGCCACGGCATTCCGGAGGCGATCGAGGCGATCCTGATCGGCGGCAGCCGGATGTCGCCCAAGGTGGCCGTGCTCAAGCCCATCTCCTCGGCCATCTCGATCGGGACCGGCGGTCCGTTCGGCGCCGAAGGGCCGATCATCATGACCGGGGGCGCGATCGGCTCGCTGTTCGCCCAGTTCTTCCATCTCAGCGCCGCCGAACGCAAGACCCTGCTGGTGGCGGGGGCGGCGGCCGGCATGACCGCGATCTTCGGCACGCCGGTGGCCGCGGTGCTGCTGGCCGTGGAACTGCTGCTGTTCGAATGGCGGCCGCGCAGCTTCATCCCGGTGGCCGTCGCGGCGGTCACCGCCGCCGGCTGGCGGCCGGGACTGTTCGACGCCGGCCCGCTGTTCCCGTTCTCGGCCGACCCGAACCTGCCCTGGTGGGGCCTGCTGCTCTGCGCGGGCCTGGGCGCGCTGGCGGGTCTGCAGTCGGGCCTGCTGACCAAGCTGCTCTACGGTCTGGAGGACGCGTTCGAGCGCCTGCCGATCCACTGGATGTGGTGGCCGGCCCTGGGCGGGCTGGGCGTGGGCCTGGGCGGCCTCGTCGAGCCGCGCGCCCTGGGCGTCGGCTACGACGTGATCCGCGACCTGCTGACCGGCCACCTGCTGGTCCAGGCGGTGGTGACTCTGCTGGTGGTCAAGGCGCTGATCTGGCTGGTGGCCCTGTCGTCCGGCACCTCGGGCGGGGTGCTGGCGCCGCTGCTGATCCTGGGCGGGGCCATGGGCTGGCTGGCCGGCCAGGTGCTGCCGGGCGACCCCGGGTTCTGGGCGCTGCTGGGCATGGCCGCCATGCTGGGCGGGACCATGCGCTCGCCCCTGACCAGCGTGATCTTCGCGATCGAGCTGACCGGCGACTGGCGGATGCTGACCCCGCTGCTGGCGGCTTGCGTCGCCGCCTACGCCGTCACCGTGCTGCTGCTCAAGCGCTCGATCCTGACCGAGAAGATCGCCCGTCGCGGCCGCCACATCACCCGTGAATACGGGGTGGACCCCTACGAGTTGGTGCGGGTGTCGGAGGTGATGGTCGAGGCGGTCGACACCTTGCCGGGCGACCTGCCGATCCCCCAGGCCGTGGCGGTGCTGCAGCAAGGCCGTCACCGGGTCTATCCGATCGTCGAGGCGTCCGGCCGGCTGGTCGGGATGGCGTCCCGGGCCGACGCCCTGGCCTGGCGGGTCGAGGGCGGACTGGAGACCCAGACCGTGGCCGAGCGGGTGTCGGACGCCGCCCTGCCGGTCGCCCACCCCGACGACGTGGTCGCGCGGGTCGTGGCGCTGATGCTGGCGACGGGACAGGGGCGCATCCCGGTCACCGACCCCGCCACCGGTCGCCTGGTCGGCCTGTTGGCCCGCAAGGACCTGCTGCGGATCCATGCGGGAACGTCGCGCGCCGAGGAGGAGCGGCAGGCCTATTTCCCCGCGGGACGGCGGGGATAG
- a CDS encoding MarR family transcriptional regulator: MGGEISGEDGLTRAQYVALAAFRYELRRFLAFSETAAHGAGLPAQQHQALLVIAGFDGADQPTVGALAERLLIAPHTATELVARMVEAGLIDKIPSREDRRKMRLALTTKAESLLAALSAAHLEELKSLEPALTAALARLGRDQA, translated from the coding sequence TTGGGCGGTGAAATTTCCGGCGAGGACGGGCTGACGCGGGCGCAATATGTGGCGCTGGCGGCCTTCCGCTACGAGCTGCGCCGCTTCCTGGCGTTCAGCGAGACCGCCGCCCATGGCGCGGGCCTGCCCGCCCAGCAGCACCAGGCGCTGCTGGTGATCGCCGGCTTCGACGGGGCCGATCAGCCGACGGTGGGCGCCCTGGCCGAGCGCCTGCTGATCGCCCCGCACACCGCCACCGAACTGGTGGCGCGCATGGTCGAGGCCGGCCTGATCGACAAGATCCCCTCGCGCGAGGACCGCCGCAAGATGCGACTGGCCCTGACGACCAAGGCCGAGTCGCTGCTAGCGGCCCTGAGCGCGGCCCACCTGGAAGAGCTGAAATCCCTGGAGCCCGCGCTCACCGCCGCGCTCGCCCGCCTGGGCCGCGACCAGGCCTGA
- a CDS encoding HPP family protein, with amino-acid sequence MPNTLVQALRGRQPIRPQDLLRSGLGALIGIPATGLLAHLVASGQPSALPLLVPPIGASAVLAFAVPASPLAQPRAVIGGNMVSALAGVTCALAFHPHPALAAAAAVACAIIAMGLLGCLHPPGGAVALGAALVAGPVGPASYGYVFVPVGLCSLLLVLSAMAYARVVGRSYPHRVPPPANVHDTRDAPPQRRVGFTQADIDNALAHYGDLLDVDREDLDALFREVELQAHRRIHAHILCSDIMSRDVLSVDLHQSAESALAYMRAHDLRSAPVIDSERRVVGMVRRAELQTGREGPVEAVLDPFVHKVRPGTAIEALLPILSSGVAHEAMVVDENRVLLGIITQTDLLGVLYRAHIVEAVALQRAEESGAIDPAI; translated from the coding sequence ATGCCAAACACCCTCGTCCAGGCCCTGCGCGGCCGCCAGCCGATCCGCCCGCAGGATCTCCTGCGCTCGGGCCTGGGCGCCCTGATCGGCATTCCGGCCACCGGCCTGCTGGCCCACCTGGTCGCCAGCGGGCAACCGTCGGCCCTGCCGCTGCTGGTGCCGCCGATCGGCGCCTCGGCGGTGCTGGCCTTCGCCGTGCCGGCCAGTCCGCTGGCCCAGCCCCGCGCCGTCATCGGCGGCAACATGGTCTCGGCCCTGGCCGGCGTGACCTGCGCCCTGGCCTTCCATCCGCATCCGGCCCTGGCCGCGGCGGCCGCGGTGGCCTGCGCGATCATCGCCATGGGCCTGCTGGGCTGCCTGCACCCGCCTGGCGGCGCGGTCGCGCTGGGCGCGGCCCTGGTCGCCGGACCGGTCGGCCCCGCCTCGTACGGCTACGTCTTCGTGCCGGTGGGCCTGTGCTCGTTGCTGCTGGTGCTGTCGGCCATGGCCTATGCGCGCGTCGTCGGACGCTCCTATCCCCACCGCGTCCCGCCCCCCGCCAACGTGCATGACACCCGGGACGCCCCGCCCCAGCGGCGGGTCGGCTTCACCCAGGCCGACATCGACAACGCCCTGGCCCACTACGGCGACCTGCTGGACGTCGACCGCGAGGATCTGGACGCCCTGTTCCGCGAGGTCGAACTCCAGGCCCACCGGCGGATCCACGCCCACATCCTGTGCAGCGACATCATGTCCCGCGACGTGCTCAGCGTGGACCTGCACCAGAGCGCCGAGAGCGCCCTGGCCTACATGCGCGCCCACGACCTGCGCAGCGCCCCGGTGATCGATTCCGAGCGCAGGGTGGTCGGCATGGTGCGCCGGGCCGAACTGCAGACCGGCCGTGAAGGCCCGGTCGAGGCGGTGCTGGACCCGTTCGTGCACAAGGTGCGGCCGGGCACGGCGATCGAGGCCCTGCTGCCGATCCTGTCCAGCGGCGTGGCGCACGAGGCCATGGTCGTCGACGAGAACCGCGTGCTGCTGGGGATCATCACCCAGACCGACCTCTTGGGCGTGCTCTACCGGGCCCACATCGTCGAGGCCGTGGCGCTGCAACGGGCCGAGGAGTCCGGGGCGATCGACCCGGCGATCTAG
- the upp gene encoding uracil phosphoribosyltransferase, producing the protein MQGVTIVDHPLVRHKLTRMRDKQTSTKTFRALMRETATLLCYEVTRALPTHTVEIETPVAPTTAEEISGKKLVFAPILRAGLGMAEGMLDLVPSARVAHIGLFRDPASLEAVEYYYKTPEDIADRLVIVVDPMLATGHTAVAALNLLKRSGVSDLRFVCLVASVQGVETLRAAHPDVPIWTAAVDAELNDHGYIVPGLGDAGDRTFGTR; encoded by the coding sequence ATGCAAGGCGTCACCATCGTCGACCACCCCCTGGTCCGCCACAAGCTGACCCGGATGCGCGACAAGCAGACCTCGACCAAGACCTTCCGCGCCCTGATGCGCGAGACCGCGACCCTGCTCTGCTACGAGGTCACCCGCGCCCTGCCGACCCACACGGTCGAGATCGAGACCCCCGTGGCCCCGACCACGGCCGAGGAGATCTCCGGCAAGAAGCTGGTCTTCGCCCCGATCCTGCGGGCGGGCCTGGGCATGGCCGAGGGCATGCTGGACCTGGTGCCCTCGGCGCGGGTGGCGCACATCGGCCTGTTCCGCGACCCGGCCTCGCTGGAGGCGGTGGAGTACTACTACAAGACCCCCGAGGACATCGCCGACCGCCTGGTCATCGTGGTCGACCCGATGCTGGCCACCGGCCATACGGCGGTGGCGGCGCTGAACCTGCTCAAGCGTTCGGGCGTGAGCGACCTGCGCTTCGTCTGCCTGGTGGCCTCGGTTCAAGGCGTGGAAACCCTGCGCGCCGCCCATCCCGACGTGCCGATCTGGACGGCGGCGGTGGACGCCGAGCTGAACGACCACGGCTACATCGTGCCCGGCCTGGGCGACGCCGGCGACCGGACCTTCGGCACCCGTTAA
- a CDS encoding TetR/AcrR family transcriptional regulator: MQDVKPRLDRDARREAILDVASDVFLEEGYANASMSTIAARLGGSKGTLYNYFKNKEELFAAYVVRHCAWQRDAMFEIGSEPGDIREALTRVGRTYLSIVLSDFSMANFRVIVAEAQRTPEIGHAFYEAGPRSGAKLLGVILQKAVDSGQLRIDDPVHAAHQFIGLCQNRMLKARLCRAMDAPTPDEIDREVLPAVKVFLAAYGAKS, encoded by the coding sequence ATGCAGGACGTGAAACCGCGTCTCGACCGAGACGCCCGCCGTGAAGCCATCCTGGATGTCGCCAGCGACGTGTTCCTGGAGGAGGGCTACGCCAACGCGTCCATGTCGACGATCGCGGCCCGGCTCGGCGGGTCCAAGGGCACGCTCTACAACTACTTCAAGAACAAGGAAGAGCTGTTCGCCGCCTATGTGGTGCGCCACTGCGCCTGGCAGCGCGACGCCATGTTCGAGATCGGCTCCGAGCCGGGCGACATCCGTGAGGCCCTGACCAGGGTCGGGCGCACCTACCTGTCGATCGTGCTGAGCGATTTCAGCATGGCCAACTTCCGGGTCATCGTCGCCGAGGCCCAGCGCACGCCCGAGATCGGCCACGCCTTCTACGAGGCGGGCCCCCGGAGCGGGGCTAAGCTGCTGGGCGTGATCCTGCAGAAGGCGGTCGACAGCGGGCAACTGCGGATCGACGACCCGGTCCACGCCGCGCACCAGTTCATCGGCCTGTGCCAGAACCGCATGCTGAAGGCGCGGCTGTGCCGGGCCATGGACGCGCCCACGCCGGACGAGATCGACCGCGAGGTGCTGCCGGCGGTCAAGGTGTTCCTGGCGGCCTACGGCGCGAAATCCTGA
- a CDS encoding efflux transporter outer membrane subunit — protein MSSNVLDKPPASKSPGSHAIGATVSILLAALLTSACATMPDATPARVAKAPEAYATAQTLAASEAAAWPADAWWKAYGDAQLDALVDEALTGSPTLAQAQARLRRAQALASQAKAAQLPSVAANGAVERSKQSYNNGIPADFVPQGYNDYGRLSLDFSWELDFWGKNRAAVAAATSEARAAQADAAQARLMLATSVAASYADLARLYAERDVAERSVALRQETLTLVSNRVTNGLDTRGELRQAEAGPPNARAELAALDEQIAQTRNGLAALLGAGPDRGLAIARPSVAALKPFGLPANLAADLIGRRPDVVAAKWRAEAASKRIGQAKAAFYPNVNLAAAIGVQSLHLDKLFDSGSDVGSVGPAISLPIFEGGRLKANLRAAEADRDGAVAAYDAAVTQALRDVADVAASERALSTRLTESRAALAASEDGFRIAKLRYQGGLSTYQNVLIAEQAVLSQRRIVADLESRALTLDVALVRALGGGFAPA, from the coding sequence ATGTCATCCAACGTCCTGGACAAGCCCCCCGCCTCCAAGTCGCCCGGATCCCACGCGATCGGCGCCACGGTTTCGATCCTGCTGGCCGCCCTGCTGACCAGCGCCTGCGCGACGATGCCGGACGCGACGCCGGCCCGGGTCGCCAAGGCGCCGGAGGCCTACGCCACGGCCCAGACCCTGGCCGCCTCAGAGGCCGCCGCCTGGCCTGCCGACGCCTGGTGGAAGGCCTATGGCGACGCCCAGCTGGACGCTCTGGTCGACGAAGCGTTGACGGGCTCGCCCACCTTGGCCCAGGCGCAGGCCCGCCTGCGCCGCGCCCAGGCCCTGGCCAGCCAGGCCAAGGCCGCCCAGCTGCCCAGCGTCGCCGCCAACGGTGCGGTCGAGCGGTCCAAGCAGAGCTACAACAACGGCATCCCCGCCGACTTCGTGCCCCAGGGCTACAACGACTACGGCCGGCTCAGCCTCGACTTCAGCTGGGAGCTGGACTTCTGGGGCAAGAACCGGGCGGCCGTGGCCGCCGCGACCTCCGAAGCCAGGGCCGCCCAGGCTGACGCCGCCCAGGCCCGGCTGATGTTGGCCACCTCGGTCGCCGCCAGCTACGCCGACCTCGCCCGCCTCTACGCCGAGCGCGACGTGGCCGAGCGGTCGGTGGCCCTGCGGCAGGAAACCCTGACCCTGGTCAGCAACCGGGTGACCAACGGCCTGGACACGCGCGGCGAGCTGCGCCAGGCCGAGGCCGGTCCGCCCAACGCCCGGGCCGAGCTGGCCGCCCTCGACGAGCAGATCGCCCAGACGCGCAACGGCCTGGCCGCCCTGCTGGGCGCGGGTCCCGACCGCGGCCTGGCGATCGCCCGCCCCTCGGTCGCCGCCCTCAAGCCGTTCGGCCTGCCCGCCAACCTCGCCGCCGACCTGATCGGCCGCCGCCCCGACGTGGTCGCCGCCAAGTGGCGGGCCGAGGCCGCCAGCAAGCGGATCGGCCAGGCCAAGGCGGCCTTCTATCCGAACGTCAACCTGGCCGCCGCCATCGGCGTGCAGTCGCTGCACCTGGACAAGCTGTTCGACAGCGGCTCGGACGTCGGCAGCGTCGGCCCCGCCATCAGCCTGCCGATCTTCGAGGGCGGACGGCTGAAGGCCAACCTCCGCGCGGCCGAGGCCGACCGCGACGGCGCGGTGGCCGCCTACGACGCCGCCGTCACCCAGGCCCTGCGCGACGTCGCCGACGTGGCCGCCAGCGAGCGGGCCCTGAGCACCCGGCTGACCGAAAGCCGCGCCGCCCTGGCCGCCAGCGAGGACGGCTTCCGGATCGCCAAGCTGCGCTACCAGGGCGGCCTGTCGACCTACCAGAACGTACTGATCGCCGAACAGGCGGTGCTGTCGCAGCGCCGGATCGTCGCCGACCTGGAAAGCCGCGCCCTGACCCTGGACGTCGCCCTGGTGCGCGCCCTGGGCGGCGGCTTCGCTCCCGCCTGA
- a CDS encoding HlyD family efflux transporter periplasmic adaptor subunit — protein MADTASPAKPNGNRRQLLTGLAVVVVIGVVLWVLYAVLIGSRHVETDNAYVGAEVAQVTPLISGPVAKVLVSETQTVTAGQPLVVIDDADARIAVLAAQAALGQAQRKVQGYFASDDALAGQVAARDADIARAAAAVTGAQASLEQARIELSRRKALSDSGAVSGEELTTAQSQYTNAQSALVEARAALAQAKATRTAAEGNREVNTALISGLPANKNPEIAAAEARLASAQLALDRTVLRAPLAGVVSKKNVQVGQQVQVGAPLMAIVPTTNAYVDANFKEVQLDKVRVGQPVTLTSDLYGHGVKFHGRVKGLSGGTGSAFSLIPAQNASGNWIKVVQRLPVRITLDPAELKDHPLRVGLSMKAKIDTSK, from the coding sequence ATGGCCGACACCGCCTCCCCCGCCAAGCCCAACGGCAATCGTCGACAACTGCTGACCGGCCTGGCCGTCGTGGTCGTCATCGGCGTCGTGCTCTGGGTGCTCTACGCCGTCCTGATCGGCTCGCGCCACGTCGAGACCGACAACGCCTATGTCGGGGCCGAAGTCGCCCAGGTGACGCCGCTGATCAGCGGGCCGGTCGCCAAGGTGCTGGTCTCCGAGACCCAGACCGTGACCGCCGGCCAGCCGCTGGTGGTGATCGACGACGCCGACGCCCGGATCGCGGTCCTCGCCGCCCAGGCCGCCCTCGGCCAGGCCCAGCGCAAGGTGCAGGGCTACTTCGCCAGCGACGACGCCCTGGCCGGCCAGGTGGCGGCCCGCGACGCCGACATCGCCCGCGCCGCCGCCGCCGTCACCGGCGCCCAGGCCAGCCTGGAGCAGGCGCGGATCGAACTGTCGCGACGCAAGGCCCTGTCGGACTCCGGCGCGGTGTCCGGCGAGGAGCTGACCACCGCCCAGAGCCAATACACCAACGCCCAGTCGGCCCTGGTCGAGGCCCGCGCCGCCCTGGCCCAGGCCAAGGCCACCCGCACCGCCGCCGAGGGCAACCGCGAGGTCAACACCGCCCTGATCTCCGGCCTGCCCGCCAACAAGAACCCCGAGATCGCCGCCGCCGAGGCCCGCCTGGCCAGCGCCCAGCTGGCCCTTGACCGCACCGTGCTGCGCGCGCCGCTGGCCGGCGTGGTGTCCAAGAAGAACGTCCAGGTCGGCCAGCAGGTCCAGGTCGGCGCGCCGCTGATGGCCATCGTCCCGACGACCAACGCCTATGTCGACGCCAACTTCAAGGAAGTACAGCTGGACAAGGTGCGTGTCGGCCAGCCGGTCACCCTGACCTCCGACCTATACGGCCACGGCGTGAAGTTCCACGGCCGGGTGAAGGGCCTGTCGGGCGGCACCGGTTCGGCCTTCTCGCTGATCCCGGCCCAGAACGCCTCGGGCAACTGGATCAAGGTTGTGCAGCGCCTACCCGTCCGCATCACCCTGGATCCGGCCGAACTGAAGGACCATCCGCTGAGGGTCGGCCTGTCGATGAAGGCCAAGATCGACACGTCCAAGTAG
- a CDS encoding DHA2 family efflux MFS transporter permease subunit, whose product MADPDTSPAAPAAPAQPAGPAPLTGVTLGVTAIALALGTFMQVLDSTIANVSINTISGNLGVSTSQGTWVITSFAVANGVSVPLTGWLMGRYGVVKTFVVSVLLFTIASFLCGISWSLTSLIGFRLLQGLVSGPMIPGSQALLIMIFPPHKRGTALAIWSMTTLVAPICGPILGGYISDNIAWPWIFLINVPVGLICAFFCWRPLASRETPTRKVPIDTTGFMLLLIWVGALQVMLDTGKEADWFNSPAIVVELVIAIVGFIAWVIWELGEKHPIVDLSLFKSKNFALGTLAFCLGYAVFFGSNLLQPLWLQTRMGYIATWAGLVAAPSGVVAVILTPFAARLMQKVDARWTASVSMAAFALSFFMRSEFTPDVDFKALVWPMLVQGVAMSTFFLSMVTISLNGIAPHQLPSASGLSNFSRITAGSFAASLVTTIWDRSESLHQTRLAETMGSNDPAWLAAVERMQAVGLSHAQAVGAATSQVVNQAYLLATVDFFRASAWLAVLLIPCIWLTNKAMSGGGAPPPAD is encoded by the coding sequence ATGGCCGACCCGGACACCTCCCCCGCAGCGCCCGCCGCGCCGGCCCAGCCGGCCGGCCCCGCGCCCCTGACCGGCGTCACCCTGGGCGTGACCGCCATCGCCCTGGCGCTGGGCACCTTCATGCAGGTGCTGGACAGCACCATCGCCAACGTCTCGATCAACACCATCTCCGGCAATCTGGGCGTTAGCACCAGCCAGGGCACCTGGGTGATCACCTCGTTCGCCGTGGCCAACGGCGTGTCGGTGCCCCTGACCGGCTGGCTGATGGGCCGTTATGGCGTCGTGAAGACCTTCGTGGTCTCGGTGCTGCTGTTCACCATCGCCTCGTTCCTGTGCGGGATCTCGTGGAGCCTGACCTCGCTGATCGGCTTCCGCCTGCTGCAGGGCCTGGTTTCGGGCCCGATGATCCCGGGCTCGCAGGCCCTGCTGATCATGATCTTCCCCCCCCACAAACGGGGCACGGCCCTGGCCATCTGGTCGATGACCACCCTGGTGGCGCCCATCTGCGGCCCCATCCTGGGCGGCTACATCTCCGACAACATCGCCTGGCCGTGGATCTTCCTGATCAACGTGCCCGTCGGCCTGATCTGCGCCTTCTTCTGCTGGCGGCCGCTGGCCAGCCGCGAGACCCCCACCCGCAAGGTCCCGATCGACACCACCGGCTTCATGCTGCTGCTGATCTGGGTCGGCGCCCTGCAGGTGATGCTGGACACCGGCAAGGAGGCCGACTGGTTCAACTCGCCGGCCATCGTGGTCGAACTGGTGATCGCCATCGTCGGCTTCATCGCCTGGGTGATCTGGGAGCTCGGCGAGAAGCACCCGATCGTCGACCTGTCGCTGTTCAAGTCCAAGAACTTCGCCCTGGGCACCCTGGCCTTCTGCCTGGGCTATGCGGTGTTCTTCGGCAGCAACCTGTTGCAGCCGCTGTGGCTGCAGACCCGCATGGGCTACATCGCCACCTGGGCCGGCCTGGTCGCCGCGCCCAGCGGGGTGGTGGCGGTGATCCTGACGCCGTTCGCCGCCCGCCTGATGCAGAAGGTCGACGCCCGCTGGACCGCCAGCGTGTCGATGGCCGCCTTCGCCCTGTCGTTCTTCATGCGCTCGGAGTTCACCCCCGACGTCGACTTCAAGGCCCTGGTCTGGCCGATGCTGGTGCAGGGGGTGGCGATGAGCACCTTCTTCCTGTCGATGGTGACCATCTCGCTGAACGGGATCGCGCCGCACCAGTTGCCCTCGGCCTCGGGCCTGTCGAACTTCTCGCGGATCACCGCCGGCAGTTTCGCCGCCTCGCTTGTCACCACCATCTGGGACCGCAGCGAGTCGCTGCACCAGACGCGCCTGGCCGAGACCATGGGCTCCAACGACCCGGCCTGGCTGGCGGCGGTCGAGCGCATGCAGGCCGTGGGCCTCTCCCACGCCCAGGCGGTGGGCGCGGCGACCAGCCAGGTGGTCAACCAGGCCTATCTGCTGGCCACGGTGGACTTCTTCCGCGCCTCGGCCTGGCTGGCGGTGCTGCTGATCCCCTGCATCTGGCTGACCAACAAGGCGATGAGCGGCGGCGGCGCGCCGCCGCCGGCCGACTGA